The following coding sequences lie in one Arachis ipaensis cultivar K30076 chromosome B03, Araip1.1, whole genome shotgun sequence genomic window:
- the LOC107633008 gene encoding auxin efflux carrier component 2-like encodes MIKGKDIYNVIAGIVPLYVAMFLGYGSVRWWKILTPEQCSGVNRFVSMFAAPFLAFKFISANNPYKMNFKFLAGDSLQKVFVMVVLYIWNLTRFGNMDTSIIIYALFALPNTLVMGIPLMEAMYGKFSTPLMTQIVVLQSVIWNTVLLILFEYRAAKILIQEQFPDNTAAIATVTIDPDVESLGGESLQADTDVGHDGKLHVVVRRSASVSSNNTSYKSFELPSSALSRASSSVSEIHSIYSARETPLRYPSFESPHIINLPKSMSVGTVLEEDFKRPKKFWGGNRKNNSRVSSICTNDDSVGSSNVVVAVPHHSAASRDEPDELTETKENSRSSLSGSWKKMENIEENVENKKKQMPSARVMTKLITVMAYRKLSWNPNTWASVVGITWSLIAYRCHIKMPSIIEGSITIVSNTGLGMAMFSLGLFMALQPKFIACGKKWAAISMGVRFLAGPALIAATSAPIGIRGDLLRVEIIQAALPQGIIPFIFAKEYNLYPDIFSTAVIFGMVVALPVTIIYYVLLGL; translated from the exons ATGATCAAGGGGAAGGACATATACAATGTTATTGCAGGCATTGTGCCCTTGTACGTGGCCATGTTCTTAGGTTATGGCTCAGTTCGGTGGTGGAAGATCTTAACGCCGGAGCAATGCTCCGGTGTCAACCGTTTCGTGTCGATGTTCGCGGCCCCTTTCCTGGCATTTAAGTTCATATCGGCCAACAACCCTTACAAGATGAACTTCAAGTTCTTGGCGGGAGACTCGTTACAAAAGGTTTTCGTTATGGTTGTGCTTTATATATGGAATCTAACGAGATTCGGGAATATGGACACAAGCATAATTATCTATGCCCTTTTTGCTTTGCCTAATACCCTAGTCATGGGGATTCCCTTAATGGAAGCAATGTACGGAAAATTCTCTACACCTCTCATGACTCAAATTGTTGTCTTGCAAAGCGTCATATGGAACACCGTCTTGTTGATTCTGTTCGAGTATAGGGCGGCTAAAATCCTCATCCAAGAGCAATTCCCCGACAACACGGCCGCCATTGCCACAGTGACGATAGATCCGGACGTAGAGTCCCTAGGCGGGGAGTCTCTGCAAGCTGACACGGACGTAGGACACGATGGAAAGCTTCATGTGGTGGTGAGAAGATCAGCATCCGTATCATCTAATAATACATCTTACAAGTCTTTTGAATTGCCTTCCTCAGCCTTATCTAGGGCTTCTTCAAGTGTTAGTGAAATCCATTCTATTTACTCGGCTAGAGAAACCCCGTTAAGATATCCAAGCTTTGAGAGTCCTCATATTATTAATTTGCCAAAAAGCATGTCCGTTGGTACTGTTTTAGAAGAGGATTTCAAGAGGCCAAAGAAATTCTGGGGTGGAAATCGCAAAAATAATAGTAGAGTTTCCTCTATTTGTACCAATGACGACAGTGTTGGATCTTCTAACGTTGTTGTTGCTGTTCCACACCACAGTGCTGCCTCCAGAG ATGAGCCTGATGAATTGACTGAAACTAAAGAAAATTCGAGAAGTTCTTTAAGTGGGAGCTGGAAGAAGATGGAGAATATTGAAGAAAATgttgaaaacaaaaagaaacaaatgcCATCTGCGAGGGTCATGACGAAGCTCATTACAGTAATGGCTTATAGGAAGCTCTCATGGAACCCTAATACATGGGCAAGTGTTGTTGGCATCACGTGGTCCCTTATAGCATACAG GTGTCACATCAAAATGCCGTCCATAATTGAAGGTTCCATTACAATAGTGTCAAATACCGGTTTGGGTATGGCTATGTTTAGTCTAG GTCTATTCATGGCATTACAACCAAAGTTCATTGCTTGTGGAAAAAAGTGGGCAGCAATTTCTATGGGTGTTAGGTTCTTGGCTGGTCCGGCACTGATTGCTGCAACCTCAGCACCAATTGGTATCCGTGGAGATCTTTTACGAGTTGAAATTATTCAG GCTGCTCTACCCCAAGGTATCATTCCCTTTATATTTGCTAAAGAATACAATCTTTATCCAGATATCTTCAGTACTGC
- the LOC107633009 gene encoding uric acid degradation bifunctional protein TTL-like: MKTKDFSSCCAGTTFANEMPMASLFSSLEHAITVARDIWYRKLNVRSWLEAISGRSCSNEYLETTNEATVQELHEWRLRYEEKFGYVFVTFVAGRTSEDILVELKMRFNNSHGVELEIASTEELKYTERAIRELLSKKSVQTTDEGDVSAEYSGEIVADTLDGADTDSEDNLDAISSGGYDISRDVELNKVPKDNETLNTQHREDAVRAAKREFRSEQVAMV; encoded by the exons ATGAAAACGAAAGATTTCTCATCATGCTGTGCAGGCACAACATTCGCTAACGAAATGCCTATGGCATCTCTATTCTCTTCATTGGAACATGCAATTACGGTTGCCAGAGACATATGGTACCGTAAGTTGAATGTTAGGTCTTGGTTGGAGGCTATATCAGGACGATCTTGTTCTAATGAATACTTGGAAACGACGAACGAAGCTACTGTGCAG GAACTTCATGAATGGAGATTAAGGTACGAGGAGAAATTTGGCTATGTTTTTGTGACATTTGTAGCTGGTAGGACATCTGAAGACATACTTGTTGAATTAAAG ATGCGCTTTAATAACTCGCATGGTGTTGAGTTGGAGATTGCTTCAACAGAGGAATTGAAGTATACAGAACGTGCTATTAGAGAGCTTCTTTCCAAGAAATCTGTCCAAACTACTGATGAAGGAGATG TGTCAGCTGAATATTCAGGCGAAATAGTTGCTGACACTCTAGATGGAGCAGACACTGATTCAGAAGACAATTTAGATGCTATCTCCTCCGGTGGATATGACATCTCCAGGGATGTTGAGCTCAATAAGGTTCCAAAAGACAATGAAACTTTAAACACCCAACATAGAGAAGATGCCGTACGTGCTGCAAAAAGGGAGTTTCGATCTGAACAAGTTGCCATGGTTTAG
- the LOC107633010 gene encoding uncharacterized protein LOC107633010 — protein MPDNDIDVYLEPLVDELKQLWDGVETYNANKGTTFKMHAALMWTISDFPGLGNFSGWNTYSGLACPTCNVDTKAQRLTFSRKWCYTGHRRFLNQGHKYRVDRIRFDGQVESRDPPKKYSGADVLRQQCNMQVLFRKNSTLTAKRRRIGEDADQDDSYWKKRSVFFELPYWKDHMLRHNLDVMHIEKNICDNVVFTILNDSVKSKDNLKARKDLQSMGIRSELWPEKGGKYPSAIFTMSNPQKDVFLKTLQNVVFLDGYSSNIARCVDIRQRKLYGLKSHDCHILMEQLLPILVKNTLSSPVSNVIANLSSFFRELCGKALNPMQLGALRNHVVKILCQMEMIFPPSFFTVMVHLTVHLVDEIKLGGPVHYRWMYPIERAQAEGSIAEGYLSEEILTFYSIYLDNIETRINRPARVDDRPVDVTNNTGCNMFPEIGKASGAISHFVLTPMERDQAHRHVLVNCEAVAPFIDTFRAETKRKLQDQTRSQSKIDRVVHAEFPRRFKREVPMDSTVHSKEMKLLACGPMLQARRFGTYNVNGYKFKTITKEDGMKIQNSRVYVSSNTRSYANMRDNRVAIGSVPYYGKIVDIIELMNYSCHFTVVLFKCIWADTTTSRGIKQDHLGLTSVNFARPIHTGDREEDEPYILVSEAHLVYYVRDEVDPEWSVVVHVKSRDLYDMGGENEDVKAAFSPQPGLNMSAGDISDLQLTRDDDIEDQVADVSDNIDYVA, from the exons ATGCCGGATAACGATATCGATGTTTATTTGGAGCCCCTGGTGGATGAGTTGAAGCAACTCTGGGATGGCGTTGAAACTTATAATGCTAATAAGGGGACCACTTTCAAGATGCATGCGGCGCTAATGTGGACTATTAGTGATTTTCCAGGGTTGGGAAATTTTTCTGGGTGGAACACGTATAGTGGGTTAGCTTGTCCCACATGTAATGTGGACACTAAGGCTCAGCGACTAACATTCAGTCGAAAATGGTGTTACACGGGCCATCGTCGCTTCTTGAATCAGGGCCATAAATATAGAGTAGACCGGATTAGATTTGACGGACAAGTTGAAAGCAGAGATCCACCGAAGAAGTATTCTGGAGCAGATGTCTTAAGGCAGCAGTGTAATATGCAAGTGTTGTTTAGGAAGAACTCAACTCTGACAGCCAAAAGAAGACGCATTGGTGAAGATGCAGATCAAGATGACTCGTATTGGAAAAAGAGGAGTGTGTTCTTTGAACTCCCGTACTGGAAGGATCACATGTTGCGTCATAACCTTGACGTGATGCATATAGAGAAGAACATTTGTGACAATGTGGTCTTCACTATCTTAAACGATAGCGTCAAATCAAAAGATAATCTTAAGGCTCGCAAAGATTTACAAAGCATGGGCATAAGGTCTGAATTGTGGCCGGAGAAAGGTGGTAAATATCCTTCAGCAATCTTCACAATGTCGAATCCACAGAAGGATGTATTCCTGAAGACTCTACAGAATGTggtctttttagatggttactcGAGCAATATTGCTCGTTGTGTTGACATTCGGCAGCGCAAGTTGTATGGGTTGAAGAGTCACGACTGCCACATTCTTATGGAACAATTACTTCCAATTTTGGTGAAGAATACATTGTCAAGTCCGGTATCAAATGTGATTGCGAATCTGTCCTCATTTTTCCGAGAACTCTGTGGAAAAGCTTTAAATCCTATGCAGCTTGGTGCCCTTCGGAATCATGTTGTGAAAATTCTGTGTCAGATGGAAATGATttttcctccatccttcttcacTGTCATGGTTCACCTTACGGTGCACCTCGTTGATGAAATAAAACTTGGTGGCCCGGTACATTATCGGTGGATGTATCCAATAGAAAG GGCACAAGCAGAAGGCTCAATTGCGGAGGGCTATTTATCCGAGGAGATTTTGACATTCTACTCCATATATTTGGATAATATTGAGACTAGAATTAACCGACCAGCGCGAGTTGATGATCGACCTGTTGATGTTACAAACAATACAGGATGTAATATGTTCCCAGAAATTGGAAAAGCTTCAGGGGCTATATCACATTTTGTACTAACCCCAATGGAAAGAGATCAGGCACATCGTCATGTGCTAGTCAATTGCGAGGCCGTCGCTCCATTTATTGA TACATTTAGGGCAGAAACTAAGCGTAAATTACAGGATCAAACAAGGTCGCAATCTAAGATAGACCGTGTTGTGCATGCAGAATTTCCTCGCCGGTTCAAGCGTGAG GTTCCAATGGACAGTACTGTACATTCGAAAGAAATGAAGTTGTTGGCATGTGGTCCCATGCTTCAGGCAAGACGTTTTGGGACATACAACGTCAATGGGTACAAGTTTAAAACTATCACAAAGGAAGACGGGATGAAAATACAAAATAGTAGAGTTTATGTCTCATCTAATACAAGAAGTTATGCCAACATGCGTGACAACAGAGTGGCTATTGGTAGTGTTCCATATTATGGAAAAATTGTGGACATAATCGAATTGATGAACTATAGCTGCCATTTCACAGTGGTTTTGTTCAAATGTATTTGGGCTGATACAACTACGAGCAGAGGAATTAAACAAGACCATCTGGGCCTTACCAGCGTTAATTTCGCTCGTCCAATTCACACCGGTGATCGAGAAGAGGATGAACCGTACATATTGGTATCAGAAGCTCATCTCGTGTACTATGTACGTGATGAAGTAGATCCAGAATGGAGTGTAGTAGTTCATGTAAAATCGCGAGACTTGTATGACATgggaggagagaatgaagatgttaaaGCTGCTTTTTCTCCTCAGCCCGGGTTGAACATGTCAGCAGGTGACATCAGTGATTTACAGTTGACAAGGGATGATGATATAGAAGACCAAGTAGCAGATGTTTCTGATAACATCGATTATGTGGCATAG
- the LOC107633011 gene encoding uncharacterized protein LOC107633011, translated as MDKTWILKPRDSIKYRRGLNKFLDFAFANASSDNMIKCPCPQCGFQFMQTREDAYDHLLIKPFPAGYTLWLRHSVKPAEESSTCTPIVEKPTPEVNPYLQMVHEAFNFTMPPGSEETTTADLVEDDDIELLYLYDGPSREAQDFADLLADGAEELYPGCSKYSKLSFLVKLYHIKCMCGVSDKAMSMILDLLRVAFEQAKFPSTLHEAKKTIRKLGIEYKKVDACPNDCMLYRGKDEDATKCKQCGTSRWKQKTRKGSVTKLKIPVRKNGKPLPAKTLRYFPLIPRLQRLFMCSKTPSDMLWHKEQIITMGT; from the coding sequence ATGGACAAAACCTGGATTCTTAAGCCACGAGATAGCATAAAATATAGACGAGGACTTAATAAGTTCCTAGACTTTGCATTTGCGAATGCATCGTCGGATAACATGATAAAGTGTCCATGCCCTCAATGTGGGTTTCAATTTATGCAAACAAGAGAGGATGCGTACGACCACCTGTTGATAAAGCCCTTTCCCGCTGGCTATACTTTGTGGTTGCGTCATAGTGTGAAACCAGCTGAGGAGAGCTCTACTTGCACACCGATAGTTGAGAAACCTACACCTGAGGTGAATCCATATCTTCAAATGGTGCACGAGGCGTTTAACTTCACAATGCCTCCTGGAAGTGAGGAGACCACAACAGCGGATCTTGTAGAAGACGATGATATAGAGTTGTTGTACTTGTACGATGGTCCAAGTCGCGAGGCACAGGATTTTGCCGATCTTCTTGCAGATGGAGCGGAGGAATTATATCCTGGCTGCTCGAAATACTCAAAATTGTCTTTCCTAGTGAAGCTTTATCACATTAAGTGTATGTGTGGTGTGAGTGACAAGGCTATGTCGATGATTTTGGACTTATTGCGGGTTGCATTTGAGCAAGCCAAATTCCCGTCCACTTTGCATGAAGCCAAGAAAACTATTCGAAAGTTGGGGATTGAGTACAAAAAGGTAGATGCATGCCCGAATGATTGCATGTTGTATCGGGGTAAGGATGAGGACGCGACCAAATGCAAGCAGTGTGGAACTTCACGATGGAAGCAGAAGACGCGAAAGGGTTCTGTTACGAAACTCAAAATACCTGTCAGGAAAAACGGAAAGCCTCTCCCAGCGAAGACTCTCCGTTACTTTCCTCTTATACCACGACTGCAACGGTTATTCATGTGTAGCAAAACTCCATCTGACATGTTATGGCATAAGGAGCAGATAATAACGATGGGTACTTGA
- the LOC107633012 gene encoding dnaJ protein homolog, which produces MGGGHDPFDIFQSFFGRSPFGDGGSSRGRRQKRGEDVVHPLKVSLEDLYLGTSKKLSLSLSRNVLCSKCNGKEYKSGNSTKCAGCQGTGMEVSIRHLGPSIVQQMQHPCNECKGTGGTISDRDYCPQCKGKKVVQEKKVLEIHVD; this is translated from the exons ATGGGTGGCGGCCACGACCCATTTGATATCTTCCAGTCTTTCTTTGGTAGGAGTCCCTTTGGCGATG GTGGTAGTAGCAGAGGGAGGAGGCAGAAAAGGGGAGAAGATGTGGTTCACCCCCTCAAGGTCTCGCTTGAAGACCTATACCTCGGAACATCTAAGAAGCTCTCGCTCTCGCTCTCTCGCAATGTACTTTGCTCAAAGTGCAATGG CAAAGAGTACAAGTCTGGGAATTCTACAAAGTGCGCTGGTTGCCAAGGAACTGGTATGGAGGTTTCTATCAGGCACCTTGGTCCCTCTATTGTTCAGCAAATGCAGCATCCTTGCAATGAATGTAAGGGTACTGGCGGAACCATCAGTGACAGGGACTATTGCCCACAATGCAAAGGAAAGAAGGTTGTGCAGGAGAAGAAGGTTCTTGAGATCCATGTGGATTAA
- the LOC110269665 gene encoding bifunctional nuclease 2-like — protein MGSLNLKGPVVIPTVRAKVVGLCSVPLIGPMKANCIRTEFWGLKCSRDKATVLSFHINMQKCKSKTVHCSFKSPSNGSGSTVENFDEKDEDYVNSSVVEASMFSLANSIYDDALCGQTLFLVLLL, from the coding sequence ATGGGTTCTTTGAATCTAAAGGGACCGGTTGTGATCCCCACTGTTCGTGCCAAAGTAGTAGGGCTTTGCAGTGTTCCTTTAATTGGACCAATGAAGGCTAATTGTATTCGAACTGAATTTTGGGGACTCAAGTGTAGCAGAGATAAGGCCACTGTTCTTTCTTTCCATATAAACATGCAAAAGTGCAAGAGCAAGACTGTGCATTGCAGTTTCAAGTCACCTTCAAATGGGAGCGGAAGTACGGTTGAGAATTTTGATGAAAAGGATGAAGATTATGTTAACTCTAGCGTGGTTGAAGCTAGTATGTTCAGCTTAGCTAATTCAATATATGATGATGCATTGTGTGGTCAAACATTGTTTCTTGTTTTGCTTTTGTGA
- the LOC107633014 gene encoding uncharacterized protein LOC107633014 has protein sequence MSNDVSFDNIIDVNIVILFIVLSYDLNYLYRVFHYEDDGRGIIKQEIVQRIASSWRNARNHLFNKVYDEELTFAENLKRKPAGIEANHWRKFLEYRLNEDTQGKTIGRGEGWTMSHKKKNGSYMNEDARLVGEAIELIESQDPSSKEFSQNDSLAQVLGKEHPGRVRGLGFSPCPSHCFRNIPQQSDYGVQIEEYQMEIVKLKAEAAELKAEAAKLKAAATEEKAKRQRMEAEAAEEKAKMQTMRNL, from the exons ATGTCTAATGATGTGTCGTTTGATAATAT CATTGATGTCAATATCGTTATCCTCTTTATTGTATTATCTTATGATCTGAACTACTTGTATCGAGTCTTCCACTATGAGGACGATGGAAGAGGGATCATAAAGCAGGAAATTGTACAAAGAATAGCAAGTTCCTGGAGGAACGCAAGAAATCATTTGTTCAATAAGGTTTATGACGAAGAACTGACTTTTGCAGAAAACCTCAAGCGTAAGCCAGCAGGGATAGAGGCAAATCACTGGAGAAAGTTTCTTGAATATCGGTTGAACGAGGACACACAG GGAAAGACTATTGGTAGAGGAGAGGGATGGACCATGAGCCATAAAAAAAAGAATGGTTCGTATATGAATGAAGATGCGCGTCTAGTTGGG GAAGCAATTGAACTTATTGAGAGCCAAGACCCCTCCAGCAAGGAATTTTCACAGAATGATTCCCTTGCACAAGTGCTTGGGAAAGAGCACCCAGGAAGAGTTCGTGGACTCGGTTTTAGTCCATGTCCCAGTCATTGTTTTCGTAACATTCCACAACAGTCTGACTACGGTGTACAGATTGAGGAGTATCAGATGGAGATTGTAAAACTTAAGGCGGAGGCAGCAGAACTTAAGGCGGAGGCAGCAAAACTCAAGGCAGCAGCAAcagaggaaaaggcaaagagacaGAGAATGGAGGCAGAGGCAGCAGAGGAGAAGGCAAAAATGCAGACTATGAGAAATTTGTAG